In Acidobacteriota bacterium, one genomic interval encodes:
- a CDS encoding DUF4136 domain-containing protein: MKLSRFATLVLAVTAVACSTLEVNTDYAPGTDFSKYKTFTLKAGTAPRNPIAAERFAQSLGSALAARGLRQVPDGGDLIVVTHFSLGKDTQLNTYGYGGWGGGWRYGGMGGMQTTTVQEIPTGTVVIDLVDASAKTAVWRGIAKDQISTSATPEERQQKADLVAQKLFENYPPQAKK; this comes from the coding sequence ATGAAGCTCAGCCGATTTGCAACCCTCGTCCTCGCGGTCACCGCTGTTGCGTGCTCGACCCTCGAAGTCAACACCGACTACGCCCCGGGCACCGATTTCTCGAAGTACAAGACCTTCACGCTCAAGGCTGGTACAGCCCCCAGGAACCCGATCGCTGCCGAACGCTTCGCACAATCCCTCGGGAGCGCCCTCGCGGCCCGCGGGCTCAGGCAGGTCCCGGACGGGGGCGACCTGATCGTTGTCACCCACTTCAGCCTCGGGAAGGACACCCAGCTCAACACCTACGGATACGGTGGCTGGGGCGGCGGCTGGCGCTACGGCGGAATGGGCGGCATGCAGACCACGACGGTTCAGGAAATTCCGACGGGCACCGTCGTCATCGACCTCGTCGACGCGAGCGCGAAGACGGCCGTCTGGCGCGGCATCGCGAAGGACCAGATTTCGACGTCGGCGACCCCCGAAGAGCGCCAGCAGAAGGCCGACCTGGTCGCCCAGAAGCTCTTCGAGAACTACCCGCCGCAGGCGAAGAAGTAG
- a CDS encoding lipid-binding SYLF domain-containing protein codes for MKRLIASGAFAALLASAFVVSADWDPEKESKEMAAVDQTVKAFKADNPKMQIYFDKAAGYAVFPTIGKAAFVFGGSHGKGKVFEQGKLAGNASLSKASFGLQAGAESYSMIVFFEKKETLDTLKAGKFGFAAGASVTALDKGSQAQAVWDKGVAVFTHNKGGLMASAAIGGQKFEFTPTEAAKK; via the coding sequence ATGAAGAGACTCATCGCCTCCGGCGCGTTTGCTGCGCTGCTGGCCTCGGCATTCGTCGTCTCGGCGGACTGGGACCCGGAGAAGGAATCGAAGGAGATGGCGGCGGTCGACCAGACCGTCAAGGCGTTCAAGGCCGACAACCCGAAGATGCAGATCTACTTCGACAAGGCGGCCGGCTATGCCGTCTTCCCCACGATCGGCAAGGCCGCTTTCGTGTTCGGGGGCTCGCACGGCAAGGGGAAGGTGTTCGAGCAGGGCAAGCTCGCCGGCAACGCCTCGTTGTCGAAGGCGAGCTTCGGCCTCCAGGCCGGCGCCGAGTCCTACAGCATGATCGTGTTCTTCGAGAAGAAGGAAACGCTGGACACGCTCAAGGCGGGGAAGTTCGGCTTCGCGGCCGGCGCCTCGGTAACCGCGCTCGACAAGGGCAGTCAGGCCCAGGCGGTCTGGGACAAGGGCGTCGCCGTCTTCACGCACAACAAGGGCGGCCTGATGGCGTCCGCGGCCATCGGCGGGCAGAAGTTCGAGTTCACTCCGACCGAGGCGGCGAAGAAGTGA
- a CDS encoding arylsulfatase produces the protein MALELALGLLAAARPAEAQNSARKPNIVFMLTDNLGYGELGVYGGGILRGAATPRIDTLASQGIRLLNFNVEPQCTPSRSALMTGRFPIRSGTYEVPIGGVPDGLTQWEVTIAELLSAQGYATGMWGKWHLGSAEERLPTRQGFDEWFGIPRTYDEGMWPSLNQAKGMWPSVGDKQGWNAKLVRPEPIYEARKGEKAREVGVLDLDRRRTMEAEITTHAVDFIKRSARAGKPFYAYVSFSLVHMPTLPNPEFAGRTGNGDWADCLAEMDHRTGQILDAIKEAGVENDTLVIFTSDNGPEATDPWQGANGPWRGSYFTAMEGSLRAPFILRWPGRVPAGRVSNEIVHITDLYTTLARVGGAEVPKDRPIDGVDQLDFLLGKQETSNREGFPVFVADRLSAVKWRNWKAHLVWQENMYDPPQKLPLPKIVNLLTDMKEERDVGAKNSWVAEPIFKILGELEASFRKYPLIKVGTPDPYVPPK, from the coding sequence ATGGCCCTTGAGCTCGCGCTCGGTCTCCTCGCCGCAGCGCGGCCCGCCGAGGCGCAGAACTCCGCCCGAAAGCCGAACATCGTCTTCATGCTCACGGACAACCTCGGCTACGGTGAGCTGGGCGTCTACGGCGGCGGCATCCTGCGCGGCGCGGCCACGCCGCGTATCGACACGCTCGCCAGCCAGGGCATCAGGCTGCTCAACTTCAACGTCGAGCCGCAGTGCACGCCCTCGCGGTCGGCCCTGATGACCGGCCGGTTTCCGATCCGCTCCGGCACGTACGAAGTCCCGATTGGCGGCGTCCCGGACGGCTTGACGCAGTGGGAGGTCACAATCGCGGAGTTGCTGTCAGCGCAGGGCTACGCCACCGGCATGTGGGGCAAGTGGCACCTCGGCAGCGCCGAGGAGCGTCTGCCGACTCGCCAGGGCTTCGACGAGTGGTTCGGCATCCCGCGCACCTACGACGAGGGGATGTGGCCGTCCCTCAACCAGGCGAAAGGCATGTGGCCGTCGGTCGGCGACAAGCAGGGTTGGAACGCGAAGCTCGTTCGTCCCGAGCCGATCTACGAGGCCCGCAAAGGCGAAAAAGCCCGGGAAGTCGGAGTGCTGGACCTGGACCGGCGCCGCACGATGGAAGCGGAGATCACGACGCACGCCGTCGACTTCATCAAGCGCAGCGCGCGCGCGGGCAAGCCGTTCTATGCCTACGTGTCCTTCTCGCTCGTCCACATGCCGACGCTGCCGAATCCCGAGTTCGCGGGAAGAACCGGTAACGGCGACTGGGCCGACTGTCTCGCCGAGATGGACCATCGCACCGGCCAGATCCTCGACGCCATCAAGGAAGCAGGCGTCGAGAACGATACGCTGGTCATCTTCACCAGCGACAACGGTCCCGAGGCGACAGACCCGTGGCAGGGTGCAAACGGGCCCTGGCGCGGCTCGTACTTCACGGCGATGGAAGGCTCGCTGCGGGCGCCCTTCATCCTGCGTTGGCCTGGCAGGGTGCCGGCTGGCCGCGTGAGCAACGAAATCGTCCACATCACGGACCTCTACACGACGCTCGCGCGCGTGGGAGGAGCGGAAGTCCCGAAAGACCGTCCGATCGACGGCGTGGACCAGCTGGATTTCCTCCTCGGAAAGCAGGAAACCTCGAACCGCGAGGGATTCCCGGTCTTCGTGGCCGACAGGCTGTCCGCCGTCAAGTGGCGCAACTGGAAGGCGCACCTGGTCTGGCAGGAGAACATGTACGACCCGCCGCAGAAGCTCCCCCTGCCGAAGATCGTCAACCTCCTGACCGACATGAAGGAGGAGCGCGACGTCGGGGCCAAGAACTCCTGGGTCGCCGAGCCGATCTTCAAGATCCTCGGTGAGCTCGAAGCGAGCTTCAGGAAGTACCCGTTGATCAAGGTCGGTACGCCCGACCCCTACGTTCCGCCGAAGTGA
- a CDS encoding arylsulfatase, which yields MKLKPITLALAVVLGILCLALPAAAQQTQAKPNIILILSDDFGYGDSGPYGGGVGRGMPTPSLDRLSNEGMTFFSFYAQPSCTPGRAAVQTGRIPNRSGMTTVAFQGQGGGLPAAEWTLASVLKTGGYQTFFAGKWHLGEADYAMPTAQGYDEMKYVGIYHLNAYTYGDPTWFPDMDPKLREMFNKVTKGALSGTPGKTVEEFKVNGQYVNTPEKGVVGIPFFDHYVEKASIEYLDKAAKGGKPFFMSVNFMKVHQPNMPHPDFEHKSMSKSKYADSVVENDTRIGRILDKVRALGLDKNTYIFWTTDNGAWQDVYPDAGYTPFRGTKGTVREGGNRVPSIAWGPKIKAGTKNHDILGGLDYMATFASLAGVKLPENDREGKPIIFDSYDMSPVLFGTGKSARENWFYFTENELTPGAARVGNYKAVFNLRGDNGQPTGGLAVDTNLGWKGATKYVAVVPQVFDIWADPQERYDLFMNNFTERTWTMVTISEAIGGLMKTYMKYPPRKLQSMGYDGPVELSKYQKFQYVREELMKEGVSIALPTGN from the coding sequence ATGAAATTGAAACCAATCACGCTGGCGCTTGCGGTCGTGCTGGGCATCCTCTGCCTGGCGCTGCCCGCGGCCGCGCAGCAGACCCAGGCCAAGCCCAACATCATCCTCATCCTGTCCGACGATTTCGGTTACGGCGACTCGGGTCCGTACGGCGGGGGAGTCGGGCGCGGGATGCCGACGCCCAGCCTCGACCGGCTCTCGAACGAGGGCATGACGTTCTTCTCGTTCTACGCGCAGCCGAGCTGCACGCCGGGCAGGGCCGCGGTCCAGACCGGCCGCATCCCGAACCGCAGCGGCATGACGACCGTGGCCTTCCAGGGTCAGGGCGGCGGGCTGCCGGCGGCGGAGTGGACGCTCGCCTCCGTCCTGAAGACGGGCGGCTACCAGACGTTCTTTGCGGGCAAGTGGCACCTCGGCGAGGCCGACTACGCGATGCCGACCGCGCAGGGCTACGACGAGATGAAGTACGTCGGGATCTACCACCTCAACGCTTATACCTACGGCGACCCGACGTGGTTCCCCGACATGGACCCGAAGCTCCGGGAGATGTTCAACAAGGTGACGAAGGGCGCGCTCTCCGGCACGCCGGGGAAGACGGTCGAGGAATTCAAGGTCAACGGGCAGTACGTCAACACGCCGGAGAAGGGCGTCGTCGGAATCCCGTTCTTCGACCACTACGTCGAGAAGGCGTCGATCGAGTACCTCGACAAGGCGGCCAAGGGCGGCAAGCCGTTCTTCATGAGCGTCAACTTCATGAAGGTGCATCAGCCCAACATGCCGCACCCCGACTTCGAGCACAAATCGATGTCGAAGTCCAAGTACGCCGATTCCGTCGTCGAGAACGACACGCGCATCGGCAGGATCCTCGACAAGGTGCGCGCTCTCGGCCTCGACAAGAACACGTACATCTTCTGGACCACGGACAACGGCGCGTGGCAAGACGTCTATCCGGATGCCGGCTATACGCCGTTCCGCGGGACCAAAGGCACCGTGCGTGAGGGTGGCAACCGCGTCCCGTCGATCGCCTGGGGTCCGAAGATCAAGGCCGGCACGAAGAACCACGACATCCTCGGCGGCCTGGACTACATGGCGACGTTCGCATCCCTCGCCGGCGTGAAGCTCCCGGAGAACGACCGCGAGGGCAAGCCGATCATCTTCGACAGCTACGACATGTCGCCGGTCCTCTTCGGCACGGGCAAGTCGGCGCGCGAAAACTGGTTCTACTTCACCGAGAACGAGCTGACCCCCGGGGCCGCCCGCGTCGGCAACTACAAGGCCGTGTTCAACCTGCGCGGCGACAACGGGCAGCCGACGGGCGGCCTGGCGGTCGACACGAACCTCGGCTGGAAGGGCGCGACGAAGTACGTCGCCGTCGTTCCGCAGGTGTTCGACATCTGGGCCGACCCGCAGGAGCGCTACGACCTCTTCATGAACAACTTCACGGAGCGGACCTGGACGATGGTCACCATCAGCGAGGCCATCGGCGGACTCATGAAGACGTACATGAAGTACCCGCCCCGCAAGCTGCAGAGCATGGGCTACGACGGCCCGGTCGAGCTCTCCAAGTATCAGAAGTTCCAGTACGTCCGGGAAGAGCTCATGAAGGAAGGCGTTTCCATCGCGCTTCCCACGGGCAACTAG
- a CDS encoding transporter has product MNRRRLLNRLVALGVSTALCGLACEAGAQQLILKGEYGLMAGTQPPPGLYAGILGGYNRADELKGPRGETVPTQGSLNQYYIGPIVSWVSNIKILGGNYSATVSVPWANVMTDAPRLDVNSSTGIALSETWLVPLAIGWHLEGADVTFQYALYIPTGRYTAGATDNTSLGMWCNELSVLSTVFLNGARSWHASASLFYDINGRKQDQDWTTGNPLTLMYGVGGNYGSGQIFKGWAGIAGYSQWQVTSTSGADVPLPVRDGRTDIHAIGPEFTTLQGALTIRYFWQFGGTFSTQGRGLYVQLVLPVRVG; this is encoded by the coding sequence ATGAACCGGCGGCGCCTTCTGAATCGTCTCGTTGCTCTCGGCGTCTCGACCGCGCTCTGCGGCCTCGCCTGCGAGGCGGGCGCCCAGCAGCTCATCCTCAAAGGCGAGTACGGCCTGATGGCGGGTACTCAGCCGCCTCCGGGCCTCTACGCCGGGATCCTCGGCGGCTACAACAGGGCGGACGAGCTGAAGGGCCCCCGGGGTGAGACGGTGCCGACGCAGGGCAGCCTCAACCAGTACTACATCGGGCCCATCGTCTCGTGGGTCTCGAACATCAAGATCCTCGGCGGAAACTACTCGGCCACGGTCTCCGTGCCATGGGCCAACGTGATGACCGACGCTCCACGGCTGGACGTGAACAGTTCGACCGGCATCGCACTGAGTGAGACGTGGCTCGTGCCGCTTGCCATCGGCTGGCACCTGGAGGGGGCCGACGTGACGTTCCAGTATGCGCTCTACATTCCGACGGGGCGATATACGGCCGGCGCGACGGACAACACGAGCCTCGGCATGTGGTGCAACGAGCTCTCCGTGCTCTCGACCGTGTTCCTGAACGGCGCCAGGAGCTGGCACGCCTCAGCTTCCCTTTTTTACGATATCAACGGCAGGAAGCAGGATCAGGACTGGACGACGGGAAATCCCCTTACGCTCATGTACGGGGTCGGCGGGAACTACGGCTCCGGGCAGATATTCAAAGGCTGGGCGGGCATCGCGGGTTACTCCCAGTGGCAGGTCACGTCGACGAGCGGCGCCGACGTGCCTCTGCCCGTCCGGGACGGCAGGACCGACATCCACGCGATCGGCCCGGAGTTCACGACCCTGCAGGGGGCTCTGACGATCCGGTACTTCTGGCAGTTCGGAGGGACGTTCTCGACGCAGGGCCGCGGGCTCTACGTTCAGCTGGTGTTGCCGGTAAGGGTGGGCTGA
- a CDS encoding response regulator: protein MTAAAGASISSERAAIEGPKVLVVEDDDSMREAVTRLLAAAGFEPTTYASAEALLAAGAGEGAVCVVSDLRLPVMSGLDMLAELRARGATVPLVLITGHDAPGLREDAMRRGAAAYLAKPFPGTTLLKAVQAAIARRNA, encoded by the coding sequence GTGACCGCAGCCGCAGGCGCGTCGATTTCGTCCGAACGGGCGGCGATCGAAGGGCCGAAAGTGCTCGTGGTGGAGGACGACGACAGCATGCGTGAGGCCGTCACGCGCCTTCTCGCCGCCGCGGGCTTCGAGCCCACGACTTACGCCTCTGCCGAGGCGCTCCTCGCCGCCGGCGCCGGCGAGGGCGCGGTGTGCGTCGTGAGCGACCTGAGGCTGCCCGTGATGTCGGGCCTCGACATGCTGGCTGAGCTGCGCGCACGCGGCGCTACCGTCCCGCTCGTCCTCATCACGGGGCACGACGCGCCGGGTCTGCGCGAGGACGCGATGCGGCGCGGCGCGGCGGCCTATCTCGCGAAGCCGTTTCCGGGAACCACGTTGTTGAAAGCCGTTCAGGCCGCGATCGCGCGCCGGAACGCATGA
- a CDS encoding haloacid dehalogenase-like hydrolase gives MRTKRAISAARGAASTVLCALLFVSARGYAQNDPLPSWNDGATKKAIVAFVKATTDKASPTFVPPSERIATFDNDGTLWAEQPMYFQLFFALERVKAMAPQHPEWKTQEPFASLLKGDVKGALAGGEPAIGAIIMATHAGMTPAAFDALVLEWAAKAKHPKGHLFTEMVYQPMLELLAYLRANGFKTFIVSGGGIDFMRPWTEKVYGIPPEQVVGSSIKTKFEMQDGKPVLMRLPELNFIDDKDGKPVGIQQHIGRRPIAAFGNSDGDQQMLEWTTAGSGARFALLVHHTDAEREWAYDRKSSIGHLDKALDEALAKGWTVVDMKKDWKVIFPFEKK, from the coding sequence ATGAGAACCAAAAGAGCTATTAGCGCCGCCCGCGGCGCCGCCAGTACGGTCCTCTGCGCGCTGCTGTTCGTCAGCGCCCGCGGCTATGCCCAGAACGATCCCCTCCCGTCGTGGAACGACGGGGCGACGAAGAAGGCCATCGTCGCTTTCGTGAAGGCGACGACCGACAAGGCGAGCCCGACTTTCGTGCCACCCTCCGAGCGCATCGCCACGTTCGACAACGACGGCACGCTGTGGGCCGAACAGCCGATGTACTTCCAGCTCTTCTTCGCGCTCGAGCGCGTGAAGGCCATGGCGCCGCAGCACCCCGAATGGAAGACCCAGGAGCCGTTCGCATCGCTTCTGAAGGGCGACGTGAAAGGCGCACTCGCGGGCGGCGAGCCCGCCATCGGGGCGATCATCATGGCGACGCACGCCGGGATGACGCCCGCTGCGTTCGACGCGCTCGTCCTCGAGTGGGCCGCGAAGGCGAAGCACCCGAAGGGGCACCTCTTCACCGAGATGGTCTACCAGCCGATGCTCGAGCTGCTCGCCTACCTGAGGGCGAACGGATTCAAGACGTTCATCGTCTCGGGCGGCGGCATCGACTTCATGCGGCCATGGACTGAGAAGGTGTACGGCATTCCACCGGAGCAGGTCGTCGGCAGCAGCATCAAGACGAAGTTCGAGATGCAGGACGGCAAGCCGGTCCTCATGCGCCTGCCCGAGCTGAACTTCATCGACGACAAGGACGGCAAGCCCGTCGGCATCCAGCAGCACATCGGCCGCCGCCCGATCGCGGCCTTCGGCAACTCGGACGGCGACCAGCAGATGCTCGAATGGACGACGGCCGGGAGCGGCGCGCGGTTCGCCCTGCTCGTCCATCACACCGACGCCGAGCGTGAATGGGCTTACGACCGGAAGTCCTCGATCGGGCATCTCGACAAGGCGCTCGACGAAGCGCTCGCGAAGGGCTGGACAGTCGTGGACATGAAGAAGGACTGGAAAGTCATTTTCCCGTTCGAGAAGAAGTAG
- a CDS encoding autotransporter produces MKIVHKSLTVAFALGLALLPARPSLGQASPVPAGPANPDPWPKTAVNAGATYTMYQPQLDSWDQFNLAAHAAVSVLPPGAKNPVFGVVQITAQTQVSRQARTVYFQNIRVVKTQFPTVPDAVWEYQGAIQQILTDGPATMPLDKLEANLAILSAEKKAQAVPVRNAAPAFVFSPSPAVLVTIDGDPVWTKLAGTELRRVLNARPLILSDEWGSVYVHILDGWLQAPGLSGPWTVAPAAPKGADQAAQALAKQNVVDLMPGSPNPETKAVPSLKAGAPKLVVATTPTELIVTEGAPEWAPLDGTQLLYVKNTTANVFNDMARQQIYVLVTGRWFRASGLSGPWQYVSGRELPSDFRFIPDESPKENVKASVPGTSQAQEAVISSQIPEMTPVDRKTATFKPEISGAVVLTPIPGTGLSYVSNSPTPILSDSQSGWYACESGVWYYAPAVTGPWTVAASIPASIYSIPPSSPVFYVTHVRIYTVTPTTVVIGYTPGYMGAIVTPDGTVVYGTGYSYAAYVNASVWYPPPVTYGYGAAVTYTPWTGWAVGFGFGFAMGAAYGSCWGAAPYWGAMPYAYHGAYYGGAYGGAAAWGPGGWAATSGNVYHQYGATSAVTRSSGGYNAWTGNAWSSKAGTSYNSVTGQMSAGQHAQVANAYTGNYASGSRGATYNPNTGVAAAGGKATVGNAYSGQQATVGHAAVAGPGGETAHAQEVGNNTFAEHNGNVYSNTGGGWQQKSGTGGAPQSSFASEQSARQTGEQRASASSWGGGDSGGFDRGGGGFGGDGGGFDRGGGGFGGEGGAGRFGGGGGRFGGGGGGGFGGFRGGRR; encoded by the coding sequence ATGAAGATCGTTCACAAGTCACTGACTGTCGCCTTCGCCCTCGGGCTCGCGTTGCTGCCCGCGCGGCCGTCCCTCGGCCAGGCCTCGCCGGTGCCCGCAGGGCCGGCGAATCCCGACCCGTGGCCCAAGACGGCGGTGAACGCCGGCGCGACGTACACGATGTACCAACCGCAGCTGGACTCGTGGGACCAGTTCAACCTCGCGGCGCACGCGGCCGTCTCGGTCCTGCCGCCCGGCGCGAAGAACCCGGTCTTCGGTGTCGTGCAGATTACGGCCCAGACGCAGGTGAGCCGCCAGGCGCGCACCGTGTACTTCCAGAACATCCGGGTGGTGAAGACCCAGTTTCCGACCGTTCCCGACGCAGTCTGGGAGTACCAGGGCGCGATCCAGCAGATCCTCACGGACGGCCCCGCCACAATGCCGCTCGACAAGCTCGAGGCGAATCTCGCCATCCTGAGCGCCGAGAAGAAGGCGCAGGCGGTCCCCGTTCGCAACGCCGCTCCGGCCTTCGTCTTCTCGCCGAGCCCCGCCGTTCTGGTCACGATCGACGGTGATCCGGTGTGGACGAAGCTCGCCGGAACGGAGTTGCGGCGGGTCCTGAACGCGCGGCCGCTCATCCTGAGCGACGAATGGGGATCGGTCTACGTTCACATCCTCGACGGGTGGCTGCAGGCGCCGGGTCTCTCCGGTCCGTGGACCGTCGCGCCGGCCGCGCCGAAAGGTGCCGACCAGGCCGCGCAGGCCCTCGCGAAGCAGAACGTCGTCGACCTGATGCCGGGAAGTCCGAATCCCGAGACGAAGGCGGTGCCCTCGCTGAAAGCCGGAGCGCCGAAGCTCGTCGTGGCCACGACGCCCACGGAGCTGATCGTGACCGAAGGCGCTCCCGAGTGGGCCCCTCTCGACGGCACGCAGCTTCTCTACGTGAAGAACACGACGGCCAACGTCTTCAACGACATGGCCCGCCAGCAGATCTACGTGCTCGTGACGGGCCGCTGGTTCCGGGCATCGGGCCTCTCCGGGCCGTGGCAGTACGTGAGCGGCCGCGAGCTGCCGTCCGACTTCCGGTTCATTCCCGACGAGAGCCCGAAGGAGAACGTGAAGGCATCCGTTCCGGGCACCTCGCAGGCCCAGGAGGCCGTGATCTCCAGCCAGATCCCGGAGATGACGCCGGTGGACCGCAAGACGGCGACGTTCAAGCCGGAGATCAGCGGCGCGGTCGTGCTCACTCCGATCCCCGGCACGGGCCTGTCCTACGTGTCGAACAGCCCGACACCGATCCTCTCGGATTCGCAGAGCGGGTGGTACGCCTGCGAGAGCGGCGTCTGGTACTACGCCCCGGCCGTGACGGGGCCGTGGACCGTCGCGGCGAGCATCCCGGCCTCGATCTACTCGATCCCGCCGAGCTCACCGGTCTTTTACGTGACGCACGTGAGGATCTACACCGTCACCCCGACGACGGTCGTGATCGGCTACACGCCGGGCTACATGGGCGCGATCGTCACGCCGGACGGCACCGTCGTCTACGGAACGGGCTACTCGTATGCCGCGTACGTCAACGCGTCGGTCTGGTATCCGCCGCCGGTCACGTATGGGTACGGCGCGGCCGTGACGTACACGCCGTGGACGGGCTGGGCCGTGGGCTTCGGGTTCGGGTTCGCGATGGGCGCGGCGTACGGCAGCTGCTGGGGCGCAGCGCCTTACTGGGGCGCGATGCCCTACGCCTACCATGGCGCGTACTACGGCGGCGCTTACGGCGGTGCCGCGGCCTGGGGGCCCGGCGGATGGGCCGCGACGAGCGGCAACGTCTATCACCAGTACGGCGCGACGTCCGCCGTCACGCGCAGCTCGGGCGGATACAACGCCTGGACCGGGAACGCGTGGAGCAGCAAGGCGGGCACCTCGTACAACTCGGTGACCGGGCAGATGTCCGCAGGCCAGCACGCGCAGGTCGCGAACGCATACACGGGAAATTACGCGAGCGGCAGCCGCGGCGCCACGTACAACCCGAACACCGGAGTCGCGGCGGCGGGCGGAAAGGCGACGGTCGGCAACGCGTACTCGGGGCAGCAGGCGACGGTCGGCCACGCCGCGGTCGCCGGCCCGGGCGGTGAGACCGCGCACGCCCAGGAAGTCGGCAACAACACGTTCGCCGAGCACAACGGCAACGTCTACTCGAACACCGGCGGCGGCTGGCAGCAGAAGAGCGGCACGGGCGGCGCGCCCCAGTCGTCGTTCGCCTCCGAGCAGTCCGCGCGGCAGACGGGTGAGCAGCGCGCGTCGGCCTCGAGCTGGGGGGGCGGCGACAGCGGTGGCTTCGACCGCGGCGGTGGTGGCTTCGGCGGCGACGGTGGTGGCTTCGACCGTGGCGGCGGTGGCTTTGGCGGAGAAGGCGGTGCAGGCCGCTTCGGAGGCGGAGGCGGCCGCTTCGGCGGAGGCGGTGGAGGCGGCTTCGGCGGCTTCCGCGGGGGACGGCGATGA